A single region of the Rathayibacter rathayi genome encodes:
- a CDS encoding DUF4287 domain-containing protein, translating to MTDRVLAPEPPADGAKPTGPASYFPSIEKTYGRPVQDWLDLADERLRTEPHLRVVTWLKSEHGLGHGHANAIVAYVRAARA from the coding sequence ATGACCGACCGCGTGCTCGCTCCCGAACCACCCGCTGACGGCGCGAAGCCGACCGGCCCCGCCTCCTACTTCCCGAGCATCGAGAAGACCTACGGCCGCCCCGTGCAGGACTGGCTCGACCTCGCCGACGAACGCCTGCGCACCGAGCCGCACCTGCGGGTCGTGACCTGGCTGAAGAGCGAGCACGGCCTCGGTCACGGCCACGCGAACGCGATCGTCGCATACGTGCGGGCCGCTCGCGCCTAA
- the cofG gene encoding 7,8-didemethyl-8-hydroxy-5-deazariboflavin synthase CofG has protein sequence MTTATLLARLDHGEPLTRASAQTLLGARGADLDLLLDAAGRLRDEGLARRGRPGIVTYSRKVFVPLTKLCRDRCHYCVFVETPGRLAAKRESTFMEPEEILEVARAGAALGCKEALFTLGDRPEDRWPVARAWLAEHGYASTLEYVRAMAVLVMSETGMVAHLNPGVMSWAELQRLRPVAPSMGMMLETTAERLWSEKGGVHYGSPDKDPALRLRVLEDAGRSRIPFTTGVLLGIGENAAERADALFAIRESHERWGHVQECIVQNFRAKPRTAMQNEVDLELQEYVANVAVARLVLGPDATIQAPPNLTDEQELGLLLRAGVDDWGGVSPLTADHVNPERPWPHIDDLARLSAAAGYRLRERLTAHPQYLRDSATWIDPRVAPYVTALADRETWLANEAAPVLPRPYRESLDAPPRPLAPTLGPVIARAQADPAGLEDADYLALLSADGDDLDALAALADDLRREAAGDEVSVVVNRNIDTSLWGAGGLTVERLQELADEAVALGATELCLQGAIGAEHPGDDLLLIIRTLTQRQPSLHLHAYRPAEILEVARRTGRTLPAMLDALREAGVGSVPGTAARILDDDVRAVLSEGTDPTAADWREAITAAHRSGLHSTSTMVYGHVETPQQQLAHLRTLAAIQDETGGFTEFIAMPFVPAEAPPGVVRVSRGGPTLRETRAVHAVARLVLHGRIAHVQTAWTKLGLQTAQVLLRGGADDLGGLLLDGALRPEAGAEAYRSLDIATVARLSGEIGRGWRQRTTTYGVVAPERALGAAPIATAGPQRLRLPLRQTRRVS, from the coding sequence ATGACCACGGCCACCCTCCTCGCCCGACTCGACCACGGCGAGCCGCTGACGCGCGCGAGTGCCCAGACCCTCCTCGGCGCCCGCGGAGCCGACCTCGACCTGCTCCTCGACGCCGCCGGGCGCCTGCGCGACGAGGGACTCGCCCGCCGCGGACGGCCAGGCATCGTCACCTACTCGCGCAAAGTCTTTGTCCCGCTGACCAAGCTCTGCCGCGACCGCTGCCACTACTGCGTGTTCGTGGAGACCCCGGGCAGGCTCGCGGCCAAGCGCGAGTCGACCTTCATGGAGCCGGAGGAGATCCTCGAGGTGGCCCGCGCCGGAGCCGCGCTGGGGTGCAAGGAGGCTCTGTTCACCCTCGGCGACCGCCCGGAGGACCGCTGGCCGGTCGCCCGCGCCTGGCTCGCCGAGCACGGTTACGCCTCGACGCTCGAGTACGTGCGCGCGATGGCCGTCCTAGTGATGAGCGAGACCGGCATGGTCGCGCACCTCAACCCCGGCGTGATGTCGTGGGCCGAACTGCAGCGGCTTCGCCCGGTCGCCCCCTCGATGGGCATGATGCTCGAGACCACGGCCGAGCGGCTCTGGTCCGAGAAGGGCGGCGTGCACTACGGCTCGCCCGATAAGGACCCCGCGCTGCGCCTGCGCGTGCTCGAGGATGCGGGCCGCAGCCGCATCCCGTTCACGACCGGCGTGCTGCTGGGGATCGGCGAGAACGCGGCGGAGCGGGCGGACGCCCTCTTCGCGATCCGCGAGTCGCACGAGCGCTGGGGCCATGTGCAGGAGTGCATCGTGCAGAACTTCCGCGCCAAGCCGCGGACCGCTATGCAGAACGAGGTCGACCTTGAGCTGCAGGAGTACGTCGCCAACGTCGCCGTCGCCCGGCTCGTCCTCGGGCCCGATGCAACGATCCAGGCGCCGCCGAACCTCACCGACGAGCAGGAGCTCGGGCTGCTGCTGCGGGCCGGAGTCGATGACTGGGGCGGGGTGAGCCCGCTCACGGCCGACCATGTGAATCCGGAGCGCCCCTGGCCCCACATCGACGATCTGGCGCGGCTCTCCGCAGCCGCCGGCTATCGGCTGCGCGAGCGGCTGACCGCGCACCCGCAGTACCTCCGCGACTCCGCTACGTGGATCGACCCCCGCGTCGCTCCCTACGTCACCGCCCTCGCCGACCGCGAGACCTGGCTCGCCAACGAGGCGGCACCGGTCCTCCCCCGGCCCTACCGCGAGTCGCTCGACGCTCCGCCACGCCCCCTCGCGCCCACGCTCGGCCCGGTGATCGCGCGGGCGCAGGCGGACCCGGCCGGACTCGAGGACGCCGACTACCTCGCCCTGCTCTCGGCCGACGGCGACGACCTCGACGCCCTCGCCGCTCTCGCGGACGACCTGCGCCGCGAGGCCGCCGGCGACGAGGTCTCGGTCGTGGTCAACCGCAACATCGACACGTCCCTTTGGGGCGCCGGCGGGCTCACCGTCGAGCGGTTGCAGGAGCTGGCCGACGAAGCGGTCGCGCTCGGTGCCACGGAGCTCTGCCTCCAGGGCGCGATCGGTGCCGAGCACCCGGGCGACGACCTCCTCCTCATCATCCGGACTCTCACGCAGCGGCAGCCGTCCCTGCACCTGCACGCCTACCGGCCGGCAGAGATCCTCGAGGTCGCGCGCCGCACCGGCCGCACCCTGCCCGCGATGCTCGACGCCCTGCGCGAGGCGGGCGTCGGCTCCGTGCCCGGCACCGCCGCGCGCATCCTCGACGACGACGTGCGCGCCGTCCTCAGCGAGGGCACCGACCCCACTGCCGCCGACTGGCGCGAGGCGATCACGGCCGCGCACCGCAGCGGCCTTCACTCCACCTCCACGATGGTCTATGGACACGTCGAGACACCGCAGCAGCAGCTCGCCCACCTGCGCACGCTCGCCGCGATCCAGGATGAGACGGGCGGGTTCACCGAGTTCATCGCGATGCCGTTCGTCCCGGCGGAGGCACCGCCCGGCGTCGTGCGCGTGAGCCGCGGCGGCCCGACCCTGCGCGAGACTCGCGCCGTGCACGCCGTCGCCAGGCTCGTCCTGCACGGCCGCATCGCCCATGTGCAGACCGCCTGGACCAAGCTCGGACTACAGACAGCGCAGGTCCTCCTCCGCGGCGGCGCCGACGACCTCGGCGGCCTGCTGCTGGACGGCGCGCTCCGGCCCGAGGCGGGGGCGGAGGCGTACCGTTCGCTCGACATCGCGACCGTCGCCCGCCTGAGCGGTGAGATCGGCCGCGGCTGGCGCCAGCGCACGACGACCTACGGAGTGGTCGCTCCTGAGCGCGCCCTGGGAGCAGCGCCGATCGCGACGGCGGGCCCGCAGCGGCTGCGCCTACCGCTCCGCCAGACCCGCCGAGTGTCATGA
- a CDS encoding Pr6Pr family membrane protein, producing MTPPSPSSRAEAARVPVALVRLVVAAAVLLAVIATAVDTAARGPLNPVNFFGFFTIQGNILLAVVLAVTAMFALLRRPAPVRVPLARGACTGYIVVVGLVYNTLLTSVAGGVALPWANTVMHVLFPIYGLLDWLLVADRPALPWRRLWLVVVYPILWLAVVLIRGATDGWVPYPFLDPATGYGRVTVFVAAVAVAFLLSGALIWALSRVRIPRSTHR from the coding sequence ATGACGCCGCCCTCCCCCTCCTCCCGGGCGGAGGCGGCTCGGGTGCCGGTCGCGCTGGTCCGTCTCGTTGTGGCCGCTGCCGTCCTCCTTGCCGTGATTGCGACGGCGGTCGACACCGCCGCGCGCGGTCCGCTGAACCCAGTCAACTTCTTCGGCTTCTTCACCATTCAGGGCAACATCTTGCTCGCCGTCGTGCTCGCGGTCACCGCGATGTTCGCGCTCCTGCGCCGTCCTGCGCCGGTCCGCGTCCCGCTGGCCCGAGGAGCGTGCACCGGGTACATCGTCGTCGTCGGCCTCGTCTACAACACCCTTCTCACGAGCGTGGCGGGCGGAGTAGCGCTGCCCTGGGCCAACACCGTGATGCATGTGCTCTTTCCGATCTACGGCCTGCTCGACTGGCTCCTCGTCGCCGACCGTCCTGCGCTGCCGTGGCGACGGCTCTGGCTGGTCGTGGTCTACCCGATCCTCTGGCTCGCGGTGGTTCTGATCCGCGGAGCGACGGACGGCTGGGTGCCATATCCGTTCCTCGACCCCGCGACCGGGTATGGACGAGTGACAGTCTTCGTCGCGGCCGTCGCGGTGGCGTTCCTCCTCTCCGGGGCGCTGATCTGGGCGCTAAGCCGGGTGCGGATTCCGAGGTCGACCCACCGCTGA
- a CDS encoding alpha/beta fold hydrolase → MTRSEYLRRQAELVREERVEAAGAAVRLLSAGPEGSRAVLLLTGVGRGARSDTALLLPMLARRHRVAALELADLRDPWLDGPAAVRAALDALEADTAVLIGHSLGAAVALTADDHRVHALALVAGWLSPTERLLRTARLWPQLPPEAQEEAARLLAVRSDTPSSPWNADAPRLLAASARADIARAAARCRVPALVVGCSADAVVGVEGAEALLGAIDDARYAVVDSGHAVLTERPAELLATLERFLADPHRDPPGSVLARMRV, encoded by the coding sequence ATGACGCGGTCCGAGTACCTCCGACGCCAAGCCGAGCTGGTCCGGGAGGAGCGGGTCGAGGCCGCGGGAGCCGCGGTGCGGCTGCTGAGCGCCGGCCCCGAAGGTTCCCGAGCGGTACTGCTGCTGACGGGCGTCGGCCGCGGAGCACGGAGCGACACCGCGCTGCTGCTGCCCATGCTGGCCCGGCGACACCGGGTCGCCGCACTCGAACTCGCCGATCTGCGCGACCCGTGGCTCGACGGCCCCGCCGCCGTCCGTGCCGCCCTCGACGCGCTCGAAGCCGATACGGCCGTGCTGATCGGCCACTCCCTCGGCGCCGCCGTCGCCCTCACCGCCGACGACCACCGGGTGCACGCCCTCGCCCTCGTCGCCGGCTGGCTGAGCCCCACCGAGCGCCTGCTCCGCACCGCGCGGCTCTGGCCGCAACTCCCGCCGGAAGCGCAGGAGGAGGCCGCACGCCTGCTCGCCGTCCGCTCGGACACCCCCTCCTCCCCGTGGAACGCCGACGCCCCGCGGCTGCTCGCCGCCTCCGCGCGCGCCGACATCGCCCGGGCCGCCGCGCGCTGCCGCGTCCCCGCCCTCGTCGTCGGTTGCTCCGCCGACGCCGTCGTCGGCGTCGAGGGTGCGGAGGCGCTGCTCGGCGCGATCGACGACGCCCGCTACGCCGTGGTCGACTCCGGTCACGCCGTCCTCACCGAGCGTCCGGCCGAGCTCCTCGCCACTCTCGAGCGCTTCCTCGCCGACCCGCACCGCGACCCGCCCGGCAGTGTCCTGGCGAGGATGAGGGTCTGA
- a CDS encoding MarR family winged helix-turn-helix transcriptional regulator, producing MREDDDVDLVIDAWAGALPDLDFAPLDVVSRLRRLSPRVQEVRRQSFAVSDLAPWEFELLSLLRQRGPGGMTPSALSTHLALSSGNLASRVDRLGARGLVVREQNTADSRSKIVSLTPRGTKRVDEAMRNLVAAEGEVLADLDAAQMSVLIECLRRISDTLDRLH from the coding sequence ATGCGCGAAGACGACGATGTCGATCTGGTGATCGACGCGTGGGCCGGTGCCCTGCCCGACCTCGATTTCGCGCCGCTGGACGTCGTCTCGCGTCTGCGTCGGCTCAGCCCGCGCGTGCAGGAGGTGCGGCGCCAGTCCTTCGCTGTCAGCGACCTCGCTCCGTGGGAGTTCGAACTCCTCTCGCTGCTGCGCCAGCGTGGACCGGGCGGGATGACCCCCTCGGCGCTCTCCACGCACCTGGCCCTCTCCAGCGGTAACCTCGCCAGCCGCGTCGACCGGCTCGGAGCCCGGGGGCTCGTAGTCCGCGAGCAGAACACCGCCGACTCCCGGAGCAAGATCGTTTCGCTCACCCCGCGAGGCACGAAGCGCGTCGACGAGGCGATGCGCAACCTGGTCGCCGCCGAGGGTGAGGTGCTGGCCGACCTCGACGCCGCGCAGATGTCGGTGCTGATCGAGTGCCTTCGCCGGATCAGCGACACTCTCGACCGGCTGCACTGA
- a CDS encoding SGNH/GDSL hydrolase family protein — MRLFPSLRQRTGVRRVRALAVGAVVALAAALIPVQAASACAPTSLSVLSLGDSITQGYATCGSLEDCPQNSWSTGTNPDVNSFATRLGAANPGTQITTANFANSGDVIAQVPSRVQEAVAAGVRADVVTLLVGGNDLCLPQNPVAADGYTMTPVDDFQAAAFAAITDIRMAWPTSHIVLSSMPDITKEWSVLKDGTGSLIWTVSNACRTTRGVDTEGKPLSRPAAAASAAAATKRIKQYNSALKTACTLDGPLCDWDGGALTATPVTEDLITTTDYFHPSVAGQAKIAAVQWAASDFAR; from the coding sequence ATGCGCCTGTTCCCGTCCCTTCGTCAACGCACCGGGGTCCGCCGCGTGCGGGCTCTCGCCGTCGGTGCGGTCGTCGCCCTCGCGGCCGCTCTGATCCCCGTCCAGGCCGCCAGCGCCTGCGCTCCGACCTCCCTCTCGGTGCTGAGTCTGGGCGACTCGATCACTCAGGGCTACGCCACCTGTGGATCCCTGGAGGATTGCCCCCAGAACAGCTGGTCCACCGGCACGAACCCCGACGTGAACTCGTTCGCCACACGGCTGGGCGCGGCCAACCCCGGCACGCAGATCACGACCGCGAACTTCGCCAACAGCGGCGATGTCATCGCGCAGGTCCCCTCACGGGTGCAGGAGGCGGTAGCCGCCGGAGTGCGAGCGGATGTTGTCACCCTCCTCGTCGGCGGCAACGATCTGTGCTTGCCCCAGAATCCTGTCGCCGCGGACGGCTACACGATGACCCCGGTCGACGACTTCCAGGCCGCCGCATTCGCAGCGATCACGGACATCCGCATGGCCTGGCCCACCTCCCACATCGTCCTCTCCTCGATGCCCGACATCACCAAGGAGTGGTCCGTCCTGAAGGACGGAACCGGATCGCTGATCTGGACTGTCTCCAACGCCTGCCGCACCACCCGCGGAGTGGACACCGAGGGTAAGCCGCTGAGCCGCCCCGCCGCAGCCGCGTCCGCCGCGGCAGCCACGAAGCGGATCAAGCAGTACAACTCCGCCCTGAAGACCGCCTGCACGCTCGACGGTCCGCTCTGCGACTGGGACGGCGGTGCGCTGACCGCCACCCCCGTCACCGAAGACTTGATCACCACGACCGACTACTTCCACCCCAGCGTCGCGGGCCAGGCGAAGATCGCCGCAGTCCAGTGGGCCGCTTCAGACTTCGCGAGGTAA
- a CDS encoding VOC family protein, producing MPTSLTPYIGFDGSAQEAMEFYRGVLGGELTTSRFGDLGMSADPADQDRIMHAQLVTPSGMILMGSDSPSSSPADQGARITIALFGDDDAELSGYWDGLAEGGTVLEPLVASPWGDRFGMLVDRYGVGWMVNIAAPAA from the coding sequence GTGCCCACTTCACTGACCCCATACATCGGCTTCGACGGCTCCGCGCAGGAGGCGATGGAGTTCTACCGCGGTGTCCTCGGCGGCGAACTCACCACGAGCCGCTTCGGCGACTTGGGGATGAGCGCGGATCCGGCCGACCAGGACCGGATCATGCACGCCCAGCTCGTCACGCCGAGCGGGATGATCCTGATGGGCTCCGACTCCCCCTCCTCGAGCCCGGCCGACCAGGGCGCCCGCATCACGATCGCGCTCTTCGGCGACGACGACGCCGAACTCAGCGGGTACTGGGACGGCCTGGCCGAGGGCGGCACGGTCCTTGAGCCGTTGGTCGCGTCGCCGTGGGGCGACCGCTTCGGGATGCTCGTCGACCGCTACGGCGTCGGCTGGATGGTGAACATCGCGGCTCCCGCTGCCTGA
- a CDS encoding carbohydrate kinase family protein: MSSTDERVRASSRTLVIGEALIDIVERDGSATEHVGGSPANVALALARLGRSATLVTDIADDERGRRIRAHLEASGVDVQYGDAARTSTARAVLTADGSARYVFDLAWNPPAADPSGAAHVHTGSIAIFLEPGGSAVLALLEALPAGVTASVDANIRPALVGDHAGALARFERVAAACEIVKLSDEDAEWLYPTMQLDEVLSRLLALGSQLAVVTRGAEGLLLASTLTRVTVPAARIVVADTIGAGDSAMGAILDEAFRQGLGAANGPVLDGPALHAIGRHAAHVAGITTSRPGANPPTRDEL, from the coding sequence ATGTCCTCCACCGACGAGCGCGTCCGCGCGTCATCCCGCACCCTGGTCATCGGCGAGGCGCTGATCGATATTGTCGAGCGCGACGGCAGCGCCACGGAGCACGTCGGCGGGTCGCCCGCCAATGTCGCCCTCGCGCTCGCCCGCCTCGGACGATCCGCGACCCTCGTCACCGACATCGCTGATGACGAGCGCGGCCGCCGCATCCGCGCGCACCTCGAAGCCTCAGGAGTTGACGTTCAATACGGGGACGCGGCGCGCACCTCCACCGCCCGCGCGGTGCTCACCGCGGACGGCTCGGCCCGCTACGTGTTCGACCTCGCCTGGAACCCTCCGGCCGCCGATCCCAGCGGTGCCGCGCATGTGCACACCGGCTCCATCGCGATCTTCCTCGAGCCGGGCGGATCCGCCGTGCTCGCGCTGCTCGAGGCTCTGCCGGCCGGAGTGACCGCGAGCGTCGACGCGAACATCCGCCCGGCACTGGTCGGGGACCACGCCGGGGCGCTCGCCCGCTTCGAGCGGGTGGCGGCCGCCTGCGAGATCGTGAAGCTCAGCGATGAGGACGCGGAGTGGTTGTACCCCACGATGCAGCTCGACGAGGTGCTCAGCCGCCTGCTGGCGCTCGGGTCGCAGCTCGCGGTCGTGACGCGCGGAGCGGAGGGACTGCTCCTGGCCTCCACCCTCACCCGGGTCACCGTGCCGGCCGCGCGGATCGTCGTGGCCGACACGATCGGCGCCGGCGACTCCGCGATGGGCGCGATCCTCGACGAGGCGTTCCGCCAGGGCCTCGGCGCGGCGAACGGCCCGGTGCTCGACGGCCCCGCCCTGCACGCGATCGGCCGCCATGCTGCGCACGTCGCCGGCATCACCACCTCCCGCCCCGGCGCGAACCCGCCCACCCGCGACGAACTCTGA
- a CDS encoding flavin-containing monooxygenase gives MDVDVVMIGAGFAGLGAAVRLERRGGTSFVVLERAERIGGTWRDNVYPGVSCDIPSHLYSYSFAPEADWSTLYAPGAEIQGYLERVVEREGLAPRLRLGTEVLEAVFDEQSQRWRVRTSRGDYSAAVLLVCAGRLSEPRLPAVPGLDAFAGPAFHSARWREDVDLDGARVGIVGSGASAVQIVPHLAERAAEVVLFQRSAPYVVPRRNRAYPPHERRTLSRAPGALSRLREQLFWRAELGFAGRVAVPEAIDRLRAEALGHLAGQIADPELRAVLTPNYEIGCKRVLLSDDYYPALAQPHVSVVPGPLRRIEEGAAVGGDDVRHEVDVLVFATGFLSTRPPFARRIRGRDGLLLADRWADGMAAYESTAVHGFPSLFVINGPNASLGHNSSVHMIETQIDYVLAALDHRDAVGADVLEVTAEAEAASVARLDALSADTVWTNGGCESWYLDDNRRLTLLWPDFAFAFREELGRFDPSAYAHGRTVAIVTA, from the coding sequence ATGGACGTTGACGTCGTCATGATCGGAGCCGGATTCGCCGGCCTCGGTGCCGCCGTGCGCCTGGAGCGACGCGGCGGCACCTCCTTCGTCGTACTCGAACGCGCGGAGCGGATCGGCGGCACCTGGCGCGACAACGTCTACCCCGGTGTCTCCTGCGACATCCCCTCGCACCTCTACTCCTACTCGTTCGCCCCCGAGGCCGACTGGTCGACGCTGTACGCCCCCGGAGCCGAGATCCAGGGCTACCTCGAGCGGGTCGTCGAGCGGGAGGGCCTCGCGCCGCGGCTCCGGCTGGGCACAGAGGTCCTCGAGGCGGTCTTCGACGAGCAGTCGCAGCGCTGGCGGGTGCGCACCTCGCGCGGCGACTACTCCGCCGCCGTCCTACTCGTCTGCGCGGGACGCCTCTCCGAGCCGCGGCTCCCGGCTGTGCCGGGGCTCGACGCGTTCGCCGGGCCGGCCTTCCACTCCGCGCGCTGGCGTGAGGACGTCGATCTCGACGGAGCGCGCGTCGGGATCGTCGGCTCGGGCGCCTCCGCCGTGCAGATCGTGCCGCATCTCGCCGAGCGTGCTGCGGAGGTCGTGCTTTTCCAGCGTTCGGCCCCGTATGTGGTCCCGCGGCGCAACCGCGCCTACCCACCGCACGAGCGCCGCACGCTCTCCCGCGCGCCCGGAGCCCTCTCCCGCTTGCGCGAGCAGCTGTTCTGGCGGGCCGAGCTCGGCTTCGCCGGGCGGGTCGCCGTCCCCGAGGCGATCGACCGGCTCCGAGCGGAGGCGCTGGGGCACCTCGCCGGGCAGATCGCCGATCCCGAGCTGCGCGCCGTCCTCACGCCGAACTACGAGATCGGCTGCAAGCGAGTCCTCCTCTCGGACGACTACTACCCGGCTCTCGCGCAACCGCACGTCAGCGTTGTCCCTGGCCCACTCCGGCGTATCGAGGAGGGTGCGGCCGTCGGCGGCGACGACGTCCGCCACGAGGTCGACGTCCTCGTCTTCGCCACCGGCTTCCTCTCTACACGACCGCCCTTCGCCCGGCGGATCCGCGGCCGCGACGGTCTGCTCCTCGCCGACCGCTGGGCCGACGGAATGGCCGCTTACGAGTCCACAGCGGTGCACGGCTTCCCCAGCCTCTTCGTCATCAACGGCCCGAACGCGAGCCTCGGCCACAACTCCTCCGTGCACATGATCGAGACGCAGATCGACTACGTCCTGGCCGCCCTCGACCACCGCGACGCCGTCGGAGCGGACGTTCTCGAGGTCACCGCCGAGGCCGAGGCCGCCTCCGTCGCCCGCCTCGACGCCCTGAGCGCTGACACCGTCTGGACCAATGGCGGCTGTGAGAGCTGGTACCTCGACGACAATCGTCGCCTGACCCTGCTCTGGCCCGACTTCGCCTTCGCCTTCCGCGAGGAGCTCGGCCGCTTCGACCCCTCCGCCTACGCACACGGACGCACGGTCGCTATCGTGACCGCATGA
- a CDS encoding cysteine hydrolase family protein, with amino-acid sequence MSLLVAIDLQQVFADADSPWGSAEFARAAEGTRRLLPTFGERVVTTRFVAPERPRGGWIPYYRKWPFALVPESDRLYELVVGFEGHRTISATTFGKWGPELEAELDDSRELVLTGVATDCCVLSTALAAADAGVRVRVVADACAGASEADHQRALEAMALYAPLIEVTTLDVVLAEVGNRG; translated from the coding sequence GTGAGCCTGCTCGTCGCGATCGACCTGCAGCAGGTGTTCGCCGACGCGGATTCGCCGTGGGGCTCGGCCGAATTCGCGCGCGCCGCCGAGGGGACACGGCGTCTGCTCCCCACGTTCGGCGAGCGCGTGGTGACCACCCGCTTCGTCGCACCCGAGCGGCCCCGCGGCGGGTGGATCCCCTACTACCGCAAGTGGCCGTTCGCGCTCGTGCCCGAGAGCGACCGGCTCTACGAACTCGTGGTCGGATTCGAGGGGCACCGGACGATCAGCGCGACGACCTTCGGCAAGTGGGGGCCGGAACTCGAGGCGGAACTCGACGACTCCCGCGAGCTGGTCCTGACCGGAGTCGCCACCGACTGCTGTGTGTTGTCGACGGCGCTCGCCGCAGCGGACGCCGGGGTGAGGGTGCGGGTCGTGGCCGACGCCTGCGCGGGCGCCTCAGAGGCCGACCACCAGCGGGCACTGGAGGCGATGGCGCTGTATGCGCCGCTGATCGAGGTGACGACGCTCGATGTTGTGCTGGCGGAGGTGGGAAACCGAGGTTGA
- a CDS encoding PLD nuclease N-terminal domain-containing protein, translating into MGFVFSLLVIVLTVLALVDVVRQPDNVVRNLPKIVWILLIFFLPIIGVSLWFLLGHEWKRGDGGSFVPGGRASRRQKQAPTRIVVRPALKSTEEQLADLEREEAHYARLAEEQRRRREGERPLDV; encoded by the coding sequence ATGGGATTCGTGTTCTCACTGCTGGTCATCGTCCTGACCGTGCTCGCGCTGGTCGACGTCGTCCGGCAGCCCGACAACGTCGTGCGGAATCTGCCGAAGATCGTGTGGATCCTGCTGATCTTCTTCCTCCCGATCATCGGCGTTTCGCTGTGGTTCCTGCTCGGGCACGAGTGGAAGCGGGGCGATGGCGGCTCGTTCGTTCCCGGTGGCCGTGCGTCCCGCCGCCAGAAGCAGGCGCCGACGAGGATCGTGGTCCGGCCCGCTCTCAAGAGCACGGAGGAGCAGCTGGCCGATCTCGAGCGCGAGGAGGCGCATTACGCGCGGCTCGCCGAGGAGCAGCGTCGTCGCCGCGAGGGCGAGCGGCCGCTCGACGTGTGA
- the fgd gene encoding glucose-6-phosphate dehydrogenase (coenzyme-F420), with protein sequence MTITLGYKASAEQFGARELVELAVAAERHGFESAVVSDHFQPWRHTGGHAPFSLAWLAAAGERTSTIRLGTSVMTPHYRYNPAVIAQAFGTLGVLYPGRIMLGVGTGEALNEVATGYQGAGEQTWPEFKERFARLREAVRLMRALWAGDRVTFDGEYYSTHEASIYDKPQNGVPVYIAAGGPVVAKYAGRAGDGFICTSGKGMELYTEKLLPAVEEGAAAASRDSSALDRMIEIKLSYDPDPALALENTRFWAPLSLTPEQKHSLTDPVDLERAADELPIEQVAKRWIVGSDPEETVAQIKPYVDAGFTHLVFHSPGDDQQRFFDSFERDLAPRLRAL encoded by the coding sequence ATGACGATCACGCTCGGGTACAAGGCATCGGCGGAGCAGTTTGGCGCGCGCGAACTCGTGGAACTCGCGGTCGCCGCCGAGCGGCACGGCTTCGAGAGCGCGGTCGTCTCCGACCACTTCCAGCCCTGGCGGCACACGGGCGGCCACGCCCCGTTCTCCCTCGCCTGGCTCGCAGCCGCCGGCGAGCGCACCTCCACGATCCGGCTCGGTACCTCCGTGATGACCCCGCACTACCGCTACAACCCCGCTGTCATCGCGCAGGCGTTCGGCACGCTCGGCGTGCTCTATCCCGGGCGGATCATGCTCGGCGTCGGTACCGGCGAGGCGCTGAACGAGGTCGCCACCGGCTACCAGGGCGCGGGCGAGCAGACCTGGCCCGAGTTCAAGGAGCGCTTCGCCCGCCTGCGCGAGGCGGTCCGACTGATGCGCGCGCTGTGGGCCGGCGACCGCGTCACTTTTGACGGCGAGTACTACTCCACCCACGAGGCGTCGATCTACGACAAGCCCCAGAACGGCGTGCCGGTCTACATCGCGGCGGGTGGCCCCGTCGTCGCGAAGTACGCGGGGCGCGCAGGAGACGGCTTCATCTGCACCTCGGGCAAGGGAATGGAGCTGTACACCGAGAAGCTGCTCCCCGCCGTCGAGGAGGGCGCGGCGGCGGCCAGCCGGGACTCCTCCGCCCTCGACCGGATGATCGAGATCAAGCTCTCCTACGACCCGGATCCGGCTCTCGCGCTCGAGAACACGCGATTCTGGGCGCCGCTCTCGCTCACTCCCGAGCAGAAGCACTCGCTGACCGACCCGGTCGATCTGGAGCGCGCCGCCGACGAGCTGCCGATCGAGCAGGTCGCGAAGCGTTGGATCGTCGGCTCCGACCCCGAAGAGACGGTCGCGCAGATCAAGCCCTACGTCGATGCGGGCTTCACCCACCTGGTCTTCCACAGCCCCGGCGACGACCAGCAGCGCTTCTTCGACAGCTTCGAGCGCGATCTCGCGCCGCGGCTGCGCGCGCTCTGA